The following are encoded in a window of Desulfovibrio aminophilus genomic DNA:
- a CDS encoding helix-turn-helix domain-containing protein has translation MQPNQEAANDTDPTRPVLALAREIAPGHVNQPHRHLRAQLLHPLAGVMTITTDAGIWAAPAHLALWVPAGVEHQVRVYSQLSLNILCILPEAAPHMPTECRLAPMSPLLRELMARACSLPRNYDPSGPEGRLMGVILDQLQTLSAPPLYLPVPRDIRLARLCRHIMEDPADQSTLPELAEWVGAADRTLLRLFLKETGMSFRAWRQQARLFVALGKLAAGEPVSSVALDLGYESQSAFIAMFRRALGTTPGRYFSGGKTAPD, from the coding sequence ATGCAACCCAACCAGGAGGCCGCGAACGACACGGACCCCACCCGGCCCGTGCTGGCCCTGGCCAGGGAGATCGCCCCGGGTCACGTCAACCAGCCCCACCGTCATCTGCGGGCCCAGCTCCTGCATCCCCTGGCCGGGGTCATGACCATCACCACAGATGCTGGAATCTGGGCCGCGCCCGCGCATCTGGCCCTCTGGGTCCCGGCCGGGGTGGAGCATCAAGTGCGGGTCTACAGCCAGCTCTCGCTGAACATTCTCTGCATCCTGCCAGAGGCCGCGCCGCACATGCCCACGGAATGCCGCCTGGCGCCCATGTCGCCGCTGCTGCGCGAGCTCATGGCCCGGGCCTGCTCCCTTCCTCGGAACTACGACCCCTCCGGGCCCGAGGGGAGGCTCATGGGCGTGATCCTGGACCAGCTCCAGACTCTGAGCGCTCCGCCCCTGTATCTTCCCGTGCCGAGGGACATCCGGCTCGCCCGCCTGTGCCGCCACATCATGGAGGACCCGGCGGACCAGAGCACCCTGCCCGAGCTGGCCGAGTGGGTCGGAGCCGCGGACCGCACCCTGCTGCGGCTGTTTCTCAAGGAGACCGGGATGTCCTTCCGGGCTTGGCGGCAACAGGCCCGGCTCTTCGTGGCCCTGGGCAAACTGGCCGCCGGGGAGCCGGTGTCGTCCGTGGCCCTGGACCTGGGCTACGAGAGCCAGAGCGCGTTCATCGCCATGTTCCGCCGGGCCCTGGGGACCACGCCGGGACGCTATTTCTCGGGCGGGAAAACGGCCCCGGACTAG
- the zupT gene encoding zinc transporter ZupT: protein MPPVETGTILFAFGLTLLAGLSTGIGSALAFFTRRTNTRFLSLALGFSAGVMLYVSFVEILSKSRAALSAQWGDTAGAWASAAAFFAGMGLIALIDKLVPEYENPHQPHSIEEMDQGLENLPRNEAHDFGKLHHTGIFAALAIAIHNFPEGLATFSAALTDPALGLAIAVAIAIHNIPEGIAVSVPLFYATGDRRKAFLLSFLSGLAEPVGALVGWLLLMPFFSQAVFGLLFGGVAGIMVFISLDELLPAAEEFGEHHLCVYGLVAGMAVMSVSLLLFL, encoded by the coding sequence ATGCCCCCCGTGGAAACGGGAACCATCCTCTTCGCCTTCGGGCTCACGCTCCTCGCCGGGCTGTCCACGGGCATCGGCTCGGCCCTGGCCTTCTTCACCCGCCGCACGAACACCCGCTTCCTCTCCCTGGCCCTGGGCTTTTCCGCCGGCGTCATGCTCTACGTTTCCTTCGTGGAGATCCTGTCCAAGTCCCGCGCGGCCCTCTCCGCCCAATGGGGCGATACGGCCGGGGCCTGGGCCTCGGCGGCGGCCTTCTTCGCGGGCATGGGTCTCATCGCCCTCATCGACAAGCTCGTGCCGGAATACGAAAACCCCCACCAGCCGCACTCCATCGAGGAGATGGACCAGGGGCTGGAGAACCTGCCGCGCAACGAAGCCCACGACTTCGGCAAGCTCCACCACACCGGAATCTTCGCGGCCCTGGCCATCGCCATCCACAACTTCCCCGAGGGGCTGGCCACCTTCTCCGCCGCCCTCACCGATCCGGCCCTGGGTCTGGCCATCGCCGTGGCCATCGCCATCCACAACATTCCCGAGGGCATCGCCGTGTCCGTGCCCCTGTTCTACGCCACCGGCGACCGCCGCAAGGCCTTCCTGCTCTCCTTCCTCTCCGGCCTCGCCGAGCCCGTGGGAGCCCTGGTCGGCTGGCTCCTGCTCATGCCCTTCTTCTCCCAGGCGGTCTTCGGCCTGCTCTTCGGCGGCGTGGCCGGGATCATGGTCTTCATCTCTCTGGACGAACTCCTCCCGGCGGCCGAGGAGTTCGGGGAGCACCATCTCTGCGTTTACGGGCTGGTGGCGGGCATGGCCGTCATGTCCGTCTCCCTGCTTCTGTTCCTCTGA
- a CDS encoding MFS transporter, with protein sequence MNRRRIGLLTVAHLFTDINQGALPALLPLLIARHDLSYAAAAAVVFSSNVASTVVQPAFGMLADRGSRTWLMPLAVILACLGLGATGLAPTYALVLLAATVCGTGVAAFHPVAARLVNLNSGEQKAGAMSVFGVGGTLGFTLGPILAALAMGWWGLKGSAALAVPGCAVALAVALVFFRESGGVAASARKSAQAPAGRAAWKPFLRLSGAIVGRSMLFFGYNTFIPLYWMHVLGQSQQAGATALAVFAGSTVVGSLAGGRLADRYSQPRIILYCFLSMIPLLPAFLLLDTPAAALGVLVLLGLALSVPYSAMIVLGQDYLPGRLGLSSGVTLGLAISIGGIAAPLMGMVADAHGLRPALALTLVLPLFSAAMAWGLPRAEEAVAEPAR encoded by the coding sequence ATGAACCGTCGCCGCATCGGCCTGCTGACCGTGGCCCACCTGTTCACGGACATCAACCAGGGCGCCCTGCCCGCGCTTCTGCCCCTGCTCATCGCGCGCCACGACCTGTCCTACGCGGCGGCCGCGGCCGTGGTCTTCTCCTCCAACGTGGCCTCCACCGTGGTCCAGCCCGCCTTCGGCATGCTGGCCGACCGGGGATCGCGGACCTGGCTCATGCCCCTGGCCGTGATCCTGGCCTGCCTGGGCCTGGGAGCCACGGGCCTGGCCCCGACCTACGCCCTGGTGCTCCTGGCCGCCACGGTCTGCGGCACGGGCGTGGCCGCCTTCCACCCGGTGGCCGCGCGGCTGGTGAACCTCAACTCCGGGGAACAGAAGGCCGGGGCCATGAGCGTCTTCGGCGTGGGCGGCACCCTGGGCTTCACCCTGGGCCCCATCCTGGCGGCCCTGGCCATGGGCTGGTGGGGGCTGAAGGGCTCGGCGGCCCTGGCGGTCCCAGGCTGCGCCGTGGCCCTGGCCGTGGCCCTGGTCTTCTTCCGCGAGTCCGGCGGCGTCGCGGCCTCGGCCCGGAAGAGCGCCCAGGCCCCCGCGGGCCGGGCGGCCTGGAAGCCCTTCCTGCGGCTCTCCGGGGCCATCGTGGGCCGGTCCATGCTCTTTTTCGGCTACAACACCTTCATCCCGCTCTACTGGATGCACGTGCTCGGGCAGTCCCAGCAGGCCGGGGCCACGGCCCTGGCGGTCTTCGCGGGCTCCACGGTGGTGGGCTCCCTGGCCGGGGGCCGGCTGGCCGACCGCTACAGCCAGCCCCGGATCATCCTCTACTGCTTCCTGTCCATGATCCCCCTGCTGCCCGCCTTCCTGCTCCTGGACACCCCGGCGGCGGCCCTCGGCGTGCTCGTGCTTTTGGGCCTGGCCCTGTCCGTGCCTTACAGCGCCATGATCGTCCTGGGCCAGGACTACCTGCCCGGCAGGCTCGGGCTCTCCTCGGGCGTGACCCTGGGGCTGGCCATCTCCATCGGAGGCATCGCCGCGCCGCTCATGGGCATGGTGGCCGACGCCCACGGCCTGCGTCCGGCCCTGGCCCTGACCCTGGTCCTGCCGCTGTTCAGCGCGGCCATGGCCTGGGGCCTGCCCCGGGCCGAGGAGGCCGTCGCCGAGCCCGCCCGCTGA
- the gyrA gene encoding DNA gyrase subunit A: MENFVTIEEELKKSYLEYSLSVIIGRAIPDARDGLKPVHRRILYAMHDLGNTFNRPYKKSARVVGDVIGKYHPHGDAAVYDALVRMAQDFSMRNTLVDGQGNFGSIDGDAAAAMRYTEVRMAKLTTEFLADIEKETVNFRPNYDNTLQEPEVLPTKVPNLLLNGTAGIAVGMATNIPPHNLGELVDGSIHLLDYPDCTVHELMARIPGPDFPTRGLIYAGKGLDEAYTTGRGSIKIRGRVLVEEQKKGGKESVIITEIPYALNKSSLVEKIAQLINEKKIDGVADLRDESDRRGIRIVLDLKRGAIADIIINQLYKFTPLETSFGINMMAVAGNRPVLMNLKQVLEHFLEHRREVIIRRSRFDLDKSEKRAHILEGLRIALDNIDEVVKIIRAAKDAPSAKAALGERFGLSDLQSQAILDMRLQRLTGLEREKLMEEYKELLKFIEYLKSILENEEVLKGVIRDELAEVRKTHATPRMSELIREDAACIDVEDLIPDEEVVITLSQRGYIKRTPLSNYQQQRRGGKGISGVQTSDGDFVHTFLMTTNHQYLLVFTNQGKMYQLKAHQVPEGSRYAKGAHVANLLPLDKDEVIATAISVREFDESRFLLFVTRRGMVKRTSLELYRNCRATGIKAVLLRDGDELLAVREVPSDCDVVLATSKGTAIRFNIKDARSMGRAASGVKGIALRGDDRVVAAVVTGDPARTELLTVASGGYGKRTPLDQYRLQTRGGKGVINMRVTAKTGEVMGAVMVQDSDQIVLLTSTNKVIRIGVAEVSLTQGRATQGVRLVRMDGEGSVAGFDLVDRGLEQDV; the protein is encoded by the coding sequence GTGGAAAATTTCGTCACCATTGAAGAAGAACTGAAAAAATCCTACCTGGAGTATTCGCTCTCGGTCATCATCGGCCGGGCCATCCCGGACGCGCGCGACGGGCTGAAGCCGGTTCACCGGCGCATCCTCTACGCCATGCACGACCTGGGCAACACCTTCAACCGGCCCTACAAGAAGTCCGCCCGCGTGGTCGGCGACGTCATCGGCAAGTACCACCCCCACGGCGACGCGGCGGTCTACGACGCCCTGGTGCGCATGGCCCAGGACTTCTCCATGCGCAACACGCTCGTGGACGGGCAGGGCAACTTCGGCTCCATCGACGGCGACGCCGCGGCGGCCATGCGGTACACCGAAGTGCGCATGGCCAAGCTGACCACCGAGTTCCTGGCCGACATCGAGAAGGAGACCGTCAACTTCCGGCCCAACTACGACAACACCCTGCAGGAGCCGGAAGTCCTGCCCACCAAGGTGCCGAACCTGCTGTTGAACGGCACGGCGGGCATCGCGGTGGGCATGGCCACCAACATCCCGCCGCACAACCTGGGCGAGCTGGTGGACGGCTCCATCCATCTCCTGGACTACCCGGACTGCACGGTGCACGAGCTCATGGCCCGCATCCCCGGGCCGGACTTCCCCACCCGGGGCCTGATCTACGCGGGCAAGGGCCTGGACGAGGCCTACACCACGGGCCGCGGCAGCATCAAGATCCGCGGCCGGGTCCTGGTGGAGGAGCAGAAGAAGGGCGGCAAGGAATCCGTGATCATCACGGAGATTCCCTACGCCCTGAACAAGTCCAGCCTGGTGGAGAAGATCGCCCAGCTGATCAACGAGAAGAAGATCGACGGCGTGGCCGACCTGCGCGACGAGTCCGACCGGCGGGGCATCCGCATCGTGCTCGACCTCAAGCGCGGGGCCATCGCCGACATCATCATCAACCAGCTCTACAAGTTCACGCCCCTGGAGACGAGCTTCGGCATCAACATGATGGCCGTGGCCGGGAACCGGCCCGTGCTCATGAACCTGAAGCAGGTCCTGGAGCACTTCCTGGAGCACCGGCGCGAGGTCATCATCCGCCGCTCGCGCTTCGACCTGGACAAGAGCGAGAAGCGGGCCCACATCCTGGAAGGCCTGCGCATCGCCCTGGACAACATCGACGAGGTGGTCAAGATCATCCGCGCGGCCAAGGACGCGCCCTCGGCCAAGGCCGCCCTGGGCGAACGCTTCGGCCTCTCGGACCTCCAGTCCCAGGCCATCCTGGACATGCGCCTGCAGCGCCTCACCGGCCTGGAGCGCGAGAAGCTCATGGAGGAGTACAAGGAGCTCCTCAAGTTCATCGAGTACCTGAAGAGCATCCTGGAGAACGAGGAGGTGCTCAAGGGCGTCATCCGCGACGAGCTGGCCGAGGTCAGGAAGACCCACGCCACCCCGCGCATGAGCGAGCTCATCCGCGAGGACGCGGCCTGCATCGACGTGGAGGACCTCATCCCGGACGAGGAGGTGGTCATCACCCTCTCGCAGCGCGGCTACATCAAGCGCACCCCGCTCTCCAACTACCAGCAGCAGCGCCGGGGCGGGAAGGGCATCTCCGGGGTCCAGACCTCGGACGGCGACTTCGTGCACACCTTCCTGATGACCACGAACCACCAGTACCTGCTCGTGTTCACCAACCAGGGCAAGATGTACCAGCTCAAGGCCCACCAGGTGCCCGAGGGCAGCCGCTACGCCAAGGGCGCCCACGTGGCCAACCTCCTGCCCCTGGACAAGGACGAGGTCATCGCCACGGCCATCTCGGTGCGGGAGTTCGACGAGAGCCGCTTCCTGCTCTTCGTCACCCGCCGGGGCATGGTCAAGCGCACGAGCCTGGAGCTCTACCGCAACTGCCGGGCCACGGGCATCAAGGCCGTGCTCCTGCGCGACGGCGACGAGCTGCTGGCCGTGCGCGAGGTGCCGTCCGACTGCGACGTGGTCCTGGCCACCAGCAAGGGCACGGCCATCCGCTTCAACATCAAGGACGCCCGCTCCATGGGCCGCGCGGCCTCGGGCGTGAAGGGCATCGCCCTGCGCGGCGACGACCGGGTGGTGGCCGCCGTGGTCACCGGCGACCCGGCCCGCACCGAGCTGCTCACCGTGGCCTCCGGCGGCTACGGCAAGCGCACCCCCCTGGACCAGTACCGGCTCCAGACCAGGGGCGGCAAGGGTGTGATCAACATGCGCGTCACGGCCAAGACCGGCGAGGTCATGGGCGCGGTCATGGTCCAGGACAGCGACCAGATCGTCCTGCTCACCTCCACCAACAAGGTCATCCGCATCGGCGTGGCCGAAGTCAGCCTGACCCAGGGCCGGGCCACCCAGGGCGTGCGCCTCGTGCGCATGGACGGCGAGGGCTCGGTGGCCGGCTTCGACCTCGTGGACCGGGGCCTGGAGCAGGACGTCTAG
- a CDS encoding radical SAM protein, with the protein MHPSYARLGADELRRRAESALARLAACDLCPRKCGVDRAAGESGFCRTGRRAVVASYQLHYGEESVLVGEGGSGAVFFSGCNLGCVFCQNWDISHADADGRLKGLEASAGELAGVMLELQSQGAENINLVSPTHVAAQILEALPLALERGLSLPLVWNTGGYESLETLALLDGVADIFMPDAKVWDPDIAARILLARDYPETARAAIAEMHRQVGDLELDDRGLARKGLLVRHLVLPGGLAGTRAWMEFLAGLSPLTFVNVMGQYHPCGRAGEFPGLERAVRGEEHAAALEAARRAGLMRLDGDPALLLERILRRARGG; encoded by the coding sequence ATGCACCCGTCCTACGCCCGCCTCGGAGCGGATGAACTGAGGCGAAGGGCCGAGTCGGCCCTGGCCCGGCTCGCGGCCTGCGACCTCTGCCCCCGGAAATGCGGCGTGGACCGCGCGGCCGGGGAGTCGGGCTTTTGCCGGACCGGGCGGCGGGCGGTGGTGGCCTCATACCAGCTCCACTACGGCGAGGAGTCCGTGCTCGTGGGCGAGGGCGGCTCAGGGGCCGTCTTTTTCTCCGGCTGCAACCTGGGCTGCGTGTTCTGCCAGAACTGGGACATCAGCCACGCGGACGCGGACGGACGCCTGAAGGGCCTTGAGGCCTCGGCCGGGGAGTTGGCCGGGGTCATGCTGGAGCTCCAGTCCCAGGGCGCGGAGAACATCAACCTGGTGAGCCCCACGCACGTGGCGGCCCAGATATTGGAGGCCCTGCCCCTGGCCCTGGAGCGCGGCCTGTCCCTGCCCCTGGTCTGGAACACGGGGGGCTACGAATCCCTGGAGACCCTGGCCCTGCTGGACGGGGTGGCGGACATCTTCATGCCCGACGCCAAGGTCTGGGACCCGGACATCGCGGCCCGCATCCTCCTGGCCCGGGACTACCCGGAGACCGCGCGGGCGGCCATCGCGGAGATGCACCGCCAGGTGGGCGATCTGGAACTGGACGACCGGGGCCTGGCGCGGAAGGGGCTGCTGGTCCGGCACCTGGTCCTACCCGGAGGGCTTGCCGGGACCAGGGCATGGATGGAGTTCCTGGCCGGGCTTTCGCCGTTGACCTTCGTGAACGTCATGGGCCAATATCACCCCTGTGGCCGGGCCGGGGAATTCCCGGGCCTGGAGCGGGCCGTGCGCGGCGAAGAGCACGCCGCGGCCCTGGAAGCGGCCCGCCGGGCAGGGCTCATGCGCCTGGACGGGGACCCGGCGTTGCTGCTGGAGCGGATTCTCCGCCGGGCGAGGGGTGGCTGA
- a CDS encoding class I SAM-dependent methyltransferase, with translation MRSKENKGTAFTGLAGGAHYKRWSKLFGMNEKFYRQGLGGLALGQGMQALDLGCGPGALSFALAETAHPDAAILGLDISDDQLAYARSQAHGFPCALEFRNASMDEIPYPDETFDLVMSSMALHETPPAVRRAAIRETARVLKTNGVFLLVEWSRPKLGLWGAIWLPLIVWGEKNKDNWNNAYPALCRDQGLFLEEDRYINSLARRQLFRKGSPAKADMGGPVA, from the coding sequence ATGAGAAGCAAGGAAAACAAGGGAACCGCGTTCACGGGGCTGGCAGGCGGAGCGCACTACAAGCGCTGGTCCAAGCTCTTCGGAATGAATGAAAAATTCTATCGGCAAGGGCTCGGCGGCCTCGCCTTGGGCCAGGGGATGCAGGCCCTGGACCTGGGCTGCGGACCCGGGGCGTTGTCCTTCGCCTTGGCGGAAACGGCGCATCCAGACGCCGCGATCCTCGGCCTGGACATCTCCGACGACCAGCTCGCCTATGCCCGCAGCCAGGCACACGGCTTCCCCTGTGCCCTCGAATTCCGCAACGCCTCCATGGATGAGATCCCCTATCCGGACGAAACCTTCGATCTGGTGATGAGTTCCATGGCCCTGCACGAAACCCCTCCGGCGGTGCGCCGCGCCGCCATCAGGGAAACGGCGCGGGTCCTGAAGACGAACGGCGTGTTCCTGCTGGTGGAGTGGAGCCGTCCGAAGCTCGGCCTGTGGGGCGCGATCTGGCTTCCGCTGATCGTGTGGGGCGAAAAGAACAAGGACAACTGGAACAATGCCTACCCGGCGCTGTGCCGGGACCAGGGCCTGTTTCTGGAGGAAGACCGCTACATCAACTCCCTGGCCCGCCGCCAATTGTTCCGAAAAGGCTCTCCCGCCAAGGCGGATATGGGTGGGCCGGTTGCATGA
- a CDS encoding tetratricopeptide repeat protein has protein sequence MGGIMVRASACLLLLVLLLPGCFRREEAAPPDVEAAREALSKGFYLEAETSYERYLQKDPQGAFRREAWDRLLDISMNVKGDVDRSVMLLESMVLEFGGASGAGAEALFLLGDLYEQQGNRAKAMEAWEKCLKLVEDPEKSVQVRIRLARAQRNQRNFEAAQETLSRCAGEAPTPELKARCLYESAQNDTFTQSFGRAKASLEELLALQGLSEETRALAVFLLVDIYEQEDRVPEARKLLESIRTTYPNPLVVEARLKSLGKR, from the coding sequence GTGGGCGGAATCATGGTCCGGGCCTCGGCCTGCCTCCTTCTTCTGGTCCTCCTCCTGCCGGGCTGCTTCCGGCGGGAGGAGGCCGCTCCGCCCGACGTGGAGGCGGCCCGCGAGGCCCTGTCCAAGGGCTTCTACCTGGAGGCCGAGACGAGCTACGAGCGCTACCTCCAGAAGGATCCCCAGGGCGCGTTCCGCCGCGAGGCCTGGGACCGGCTCCTGGACATCTCCATGAACGTCAAGGGTGACGTGGACCGCTCGGTCATGCTCCTGGAGTCCATGGTCCTGGAGTTCGGCGGGGCCTCCGGCGCGGGGGCCGAGGCCCTCTTCCTCCTGGGGGACCTCTACGAGCAGCAGGGCAATCGGGCCAAGGCCATGGAGGCCTGGGAGAAGTGCCTCAAGCTGGTGGAGGACCCGGAAAAGAGCGTGCAGGTGCGCATCCGCCTGGCCCGGGCCCAGCGCAACCAGCGCAACTTCGAGGCCGCCCAGGAGACCCTTTCGCGCTGCGCCGGGGAGGCCCCCACCCCGGAGCTCAAGGCCCGCTGCCTCTACGAGTCGGCCCAGAACGACACCTTCACCCAGAGCTTCGGCCGGGCCAAGGCCTCCCTGGAGGAACTCCTGGCCCTGCAAGGGCTCTCGGAGGAGACCCGGGCCCTGGCCGTGTTCCTCCTGGTGGACATCTACGAACAGGAGGACCGGGTGCCCGAGGCCCGCAAGCTCCTGGAATCCATCCGCACCACCTACCCCAACCCCCTGGTGGTCGAGGCCCGGCTCAAGAGCCTGGGCAAGCGCTAG
- a CDS encoding glutamine synthetase family protein, whose product MEIPVFKCKNADDVMKAVKDYNVSFIQYWFMDILGTLKSFQITPKELEASFEEGMGFDGSSILGFCRIDESDMVAMPDPTTFQICSWRPTERPVARMFCDIVNPDGTPYAGDSRYCLKRVLAKAAQKGYTFYTGPELEFFLFADDQGTQILDQGGYFDAPPLDLGNNIRRDIIFALESMGIAIEYSHHEVAPSQHEIDMRYAEGLKMADTVMTYRVVVKETARKHGCYATFMPKPIFGENGSGMHVHQSLFKKGKNVFYDANDKYHLSADGKSYIAGILKHAPEFACVTNQWVNSYKRLVPGYEAPVYVAWARRNRSALVRVPMYKPGKEAATRMELRCPDPAANPYLAFAVMLAAGLKGMEESYKLADPVEADIFHMDEKTLKKHKITSLPGSLYEAAQLMRKSALVKETLGDHIFTKLYENKMAEWDRYRIQVTDYELERYLPLM is encoded by the coding sequence ATGGAAATTCCTGTTTTCAAGTGCAAGAACGCCGATGACGTCATGAAGGCGGTGAAGGACTACAACGTCAGCTTCATCCAGTACTGGTTCATGGACATCCTCGGCACCCTGAAGAGCTTCCAGATCACGCCCAAGGAACTCGAGGCCTCCTTCGAGGAAGGCATGGGCTTCGACGGCTCCTCGATCCTCGGCTTCTGCCGCATCGACGAGTCCGACATGGTGGCCATGCCCGACCCGACCACCTTCCAGATCTGCTCCTGGCGCCCCACCGAGCGTCCGGTGGCCCGGATGTTCTGCGACATCGTCAACCCCGACGGCACCCCCTACGCCGGCGACTCCCGCTACTGCCTGAAGCGCGTCCTGGCCAAGGCCGCCCAGAAGGGCTACACCTTCTACACCGGCCCCGAGCTGGAGTTCTTCCTCTTCGCCGACGACCAGGGCACCCAGATCCTGGACCAGGGCGGCTACTTCGACGCCCCGCCCCTGGATCTCGGCAACAACATCCGCCGCGACATCATCTTCGCCCTGGAGTCCATGGGCATCGCCATCGAGTACAGCCACCACGAAGTGGCCCCCTCGCAGCATGAGATCGACATGCGCTACGCCGAGGGCCTCAAGATGGCCGACACGGTCATGACCTACCGCGTGGTGGTCAAGGAGACCGCCCGCAAGCACGGCTGCTACGCCACCTTCATGCCCAAGCCCATCTTCGGCGAGAACGGCTCCGGCATGCACGTGCACCAGTCCCTGTTCAAGAAGGGCAAGAACGTCTTCTACGACGCCAACGACAAGTACCATCTGTCCGCCGACGGCAAGAGCTACATCGCGGGCATCCTCAAGCACGCCCCCGAGTTCGCCTGCGTGACCAACCAGTGGGTCAACTCCTACAAGCGCCTGGTGCCCGGCTACGAGGCCCCGGTGTACGTGGCCTGGGCCCGCCGCAACCGCTCGGCCCTGGTCCGCGTGCCCATGTACAAGCCCGGCAAGGAAGCCGCCACCCGCATGGAGCTGCGCTGCCCCGACCCGGCCGCCAACCCCTACCTGGCCTTCGCGGTCATGCTGGCCGCCGGCCTCAAGGGCATGGAAGAGAGCTACAAGCTGGCCGATCCGGTCGAGGCCGACATCTTCCACATGGATGAGAAGACCCTCAAGAAGCACAAGATCACGTCCCTGCCCGGCAGCCTGTACGAGGCCGCCCAACTGATGAGGAAGTCCGCCCTGGTCAAGGAGACCCTGGGCGACCACATCTTCACCAAGCTCTACGAGAACAAGATGGCCGAGTGGGACCGCTACCGCATCCAGGTCACCGACTACGAGCTTGAGCGGTACCTGCCCCTCATGTAG